Proteins from one Streptococcus mitis B6 genomic window:
- a CDS encoding acetolactate synthase large subunit — MEKISLESPKTGSDLVLETLRDLGIDTIFGYPGGAVLPFYDAIYNFKGIRHILGRHEQGCLHEAEGYAKSTGKLGVAVVTSGPGATNAITGIADAMSDSVPLLVFTGQVARAGIGKDAFQEADIVGITMPITKYNYQVRETADIPRIITEAVHIATTGRPGPVVIDLPKDVSALETDFIYSPEVNLPSYQPTLEPNDMQIKKILKQLSKAKKPVLLAGGGISYAEAAAELNEFAERYQIPVVTSLLGQGTIATSHPLFLGMGGMHGSFAANIAMTEADFMISIGCRFDDRLTGNPKTFAKNAKVAHIDIDPAEIGKIISADIPVVGDAKKALQMLLAEPTVHNNTEKWIEKVTKDKNRVRSYDKKERVVQPQAVIERIGELTNGDAIVVTDVGQHQMWTAQYYPYQNERQLVTSGGLGTMGFGIPAAIGAKIANPDKEVVLFVGDGGFQMTNQELAILNIYKVPIKVVMLNNHSLGMVRQWQESFYEGRTSESVFDTLPDFQLMAQAYGIKNYKFDNPETLAQDLEVITEDVPMLIEVDISRKEQVLPMVPAGKSNHEMLGVKFHA; from the coding sequence ATGGAGAAAATCAGTTTAGAATCTCCTAAGACGGGGTCGGACCTAGTTTTGGAAACACTTCGTGATTTAGGAATTGATACCATCTTTGGTTATCCTGGTGGTGCTGTCTTGCCTTTTTATGATGCGATATATAATTTTAAAGGCATTCGCCACATTCTAGGACGCCATGAGCAAGGCTGTCTGCATGAAGCTGAAGGTTATGCTAAATCAACTGGAAAGTTGGGTGTTGCCGTCGTCACTAGCGGACCAGGAGCAACAAATGCCATCACAGGTATTGCAGATGCTATGAGCGATAGCGTTCCCCTTTTGGTCTTTACAGGTCAGGTGGCGCGGGCAGGTATTGGGAAGGATGCCTTTCAGGAGGCAGACATCGTGGGAATTACCATGCCAATCACTAAGTACAATTACCAAGTTCGTGAGACAGCTGATATTCCTCGTATCATTACGGAAGCTGTTCATATCGCAACTACAGGTCGACCAGGGCCAGTCGTCATTGACCTACCTAAAGACGTATCTGCTTTAGAAACGGACTTCATCTATTCACCAGAAGTGAATCTACCAAGCTATCAACCGACTCTTGAGCCAAATGATATGCAAATTAAGAAAATCTTGAAGCAATTATCTAAGGCTAAAAAGCCAGTCTTGCTAGCTGGTGGTGGAATTAGTTATGCTGAAGCTGCTGCGGAACTAAATGAATTTGCAGAGCGCTATCAAATTCCGGTGGTCACCAGTCTTTTGGGGCAAGGTACGATTGCAACAAGTCACCCACTCTTCCTTGGAATGGGGGGGATGCATGGGTCATTCGCAGCTAATATTGCCATGACGGAAGCGGACTTTATGATTAGTATTGGTTGTCGTTTCGATGACCGCTTGACGGGGAATCCTAAGACCTTTGCTAAGAATGCTAAGGTTGCCCACATTGATATTGACCCAGCTGAGATCGGAAAGATTATCAGTGCAGATATTCCTGTAGTTGGAGATGCTAAGAAAGCCTTGCAAATGTTGCTGGCAGAACCGACAGTTCATAACAATACTGAAAAATGGATTGAAAAAGTCACTAAAGATAAGAACCGCGTTCGTTCTTATGATAAGAAAGAGCGTGTGGTTCAGCCACAAGCTGTTATTGAACGAATTGGTGAATTGACGAATGGAGATGCCATTGTGGTAACAGACGTTGGTCAACACCAAATGTGGACAGCCCAGTATTATCCCTACCAAAATGAACGTCAGTTAGTGACTTCAGGTGGTTTGGGAACGATGGGATTTGGAATTCCAGCAGCAATTGGTGCTAAAATTGCTAACCCAGATAAGGAAGTAGTCTTGTTTGTTGGGGATGGTGGCTTCCAAATGACTAACCAGGAATTGGCTATTTTGAACATTTACAAGGTGCCAATCAAGGTGGTTATGCTGAACAACCACTCACTTGGAATGGTTCGCCAGTGGCAAGAATCCTTCTATGAAGGTAGAACATCTGAGTCAGTCTTTGACACCCTTCCTGATTTCCAATTGATGGCACAAGCTTATGGCATTAAAAACTATAAGTTTGACAATCCTGAGACCTTGGCTCAAGACCTTGAAGTCATCACTGAGGATGTTCCTATGCTAATCGAGGTAGATATTTCTCGTAAGGAACAGGTGTTACCGATGGTACCAGCTGGTAAGAGTAATCATGAGATGTTGGGGGTGAAGTTCCATGCGTAG
- the ilvC gene encoding ketol-acid reductoisomerase, whose protein sequence is MAVQMEYEKDVKVAALDGKKIAVIGYGSQGHAHAQNLRDSGRDVIIGVRPGKSFDKAKEDGFDTYTVAEATKLADVIMILAPDEIQQELYEAEIAPNLEAGNAVGFAHGFNIHFEFIKVPADVDVFMCAPKGPGHLVRRTYEEGFGVPALYAVYQDATGNAKNIAMDWCKGVGAARVGLLETTYKEETEEDLFGEQAVLCGGLTALIEAGFEVLTEAGYAPELAYFEVLHEMKLIVDLIYEGGFKKMRQSISNTAEYGDYVSGPRVITEQVKENMKAVLADIQNGKFANDFVNDYKAGRPKLTAYREQAANLEIEKVGAELRKAMPFVGKNDDDAFKIYN, encoded by the coding sequence ATGGCAGTTCAAATGGAATACGAAAAAGATGTTAAAGTAGCAGCACTTGACGGTAAAAAAATCGCCGTTATTGGTTATGGTTCGCAAGGACATGCGCATGCTCAAAACTTGCGTGATTCAGGTCGCGATGTCATCATCGGTGTACGTCCAGGTAAATCTTTTGACAAAGCAAAAGAAGACGGATTTGACACTTATACAGTAGCAGAAGCTACTAAATTGGCTGATGTTATCATGATTTTGGCACCAGACGAAATCCAACAAGAATTGTACGAAGCAGAAATCGCTCCAAACTTGGAAGCAGGAAACGCAGTTGGATTTGCTCACGGTTTCAACATCCACTTTGAGTTTATCAAAGTTCCTGCGGATGTAGATGTCTTTATGTGTGCTCCTAAAGGACCAGGACACTTGGTACGCCGTACTTACGAAGAAGGATTTGGTGTACCAGCTCTTTACGCAGTATATCAAGATGCAACAGGAAATGCGAAAAACATTGCTATGGATTGGTGTAAAGGTGTTGGAGCAGCTCGTGTAGGTCTTCTTGAAACAACATACAAAGAAGAAACTGAAGAAGATTTGTTTGGTGAACAAGCTGTACTTTGTGGTGGTTTGACTGCCCTTATCGAAGCAGGTTTCGAAGTCTTGACAGAAGCAGGTTACGCTCCAGAGTTGGCTTACTTTGAAGTTCTTCACGAAATGAAATTGATCGTTGACTTGATCTACGAAGGTGGATTCAAGAAAATGCGTCAATCAATTTCAAACACTGCTGAGTACGGTGACTATGTATCAGGTCCACGTGTAATCACTGAGCAAGTTAAAGAAAACATGAAAGCTGTCTTGGCAGACATCCAAAATGGTAAATTTGCAAATGACTTTGTAAATGACTATAAAGCTGGACGTCCAAAATTGACTGCTTACCGTGAACAAGCAGCTAACCTTGAAATTGAAAAAGTTGGTGCAGAATTGCGTAAAGCAATGCCATTCGTTGGTAAAAACGATGATGATGCATTCAAAATCTATAACTAA
- a CDS encoding LiaF transmembrane domain-containing protein, which produces MKKKAFGIVLLALAALVLLQGNFGIPSLGGQIWPLFGIAFFAYQSVGALLRRHLTSASFTALVALMIANHFYGILPIPNQSLFWASILIVMGVNALTHSNRTWNGKKWWYDGKKTILTDKEVAFGTGTFYKQEQELVEDQVEVGFGNAKIYYDNAEMLGDSATLKIEVGFGNAVIYVPQHWGVDLKVETFCGVAKADTPLAPTSKTLIIRGDVAFGRLGIVYVK; this is translated from the coding sequence ATGAAAAAGAAAGCATTTGGTATTGTGTTGCTAGCATTGGCAGCTTTAGTGTTATTGCAGGGTAATTTTGGAATCCCTTCTCTGGGAGGGCAAATTTGGCCCTTGTTCGGTATTGCATTTTTTGCCTATCAATCAGTTGGAGCTTTGTTGCGTCGTCACTTAACTTCAGCCTCTTTTACAGCCCTAGTGGCCCTCATGATTGCTAACCACTTTTATGGCATTTTACCAATTCCCAATCAGTCATTGTTCTGGGCAAGTATTTTAATCGTAATGGGTGTCAACGCACTCACTCATTCTAACAGAACTTGGAATGGGAAAAAATGGTGGTATGATGGTAAAAAGACCATTCTTACAGATAAGGAAGTTGCTTTTGGGACTGGGACTTTCTACAAGCAAGAGCAAGAATTGGTAGAAGATCAAGTAGAAGTTGGTTTTGGCAATGCCAAGATATATTATGACAATGCAGAGATGTTGGGAGATAGCGCAACATTGAAGATAGAAGTCGGTTTTGGGAATGCAGTTATCTATGTTCCTCAACATTGGGGAGTTGATTTAAAGGTAGAAACTTTCTGTGGCGTAGCCAAGGCAGATACTCCTCTAGCCCCAACCAGCAAAACCTTGATTATCCGTGGAGATGTAGCCTTTGGGAGGTTGGGGATTGTCTACGTTAAATAA
- a CDS encoding IS30-like element ISSmi1 family transposase, whose product MTKKQKHLTLEDRIDIQTGISQQETFRSIAEKMGKDPSTISKEIKRNRIMHPTSVKSDCTDCPLLKKAPYVCNNCPKKRTDCGFNRYLYYAKKAQEQYETMLRESRQGIPLNKESFYQMDKILTLGIQKKQSIYHIIQTHNLPVSKATVYRHAKLGYLTAKPIDFPRMVTFKERRKSRKVAIPKELKIGRTYQDFQELRETDDFFKWLEMDTVIGRPGGKLLLTFNVSFCNFLFALLLDNKTALEVATKFAALKERVMDGGYAFHQLFPVILTDNGSEFAYVEELERDIDGKSHLYFCDPSRPDQKGRIEKNHTVLRAILPKGTSFDQLTQKDVNLVISHVNSLKREEFQGKSAYDVFTFTFSEDIAALLGCQFVKPEDTHLSPDLLK is encoded by the coding sequence ATGACGAAAAAACAAAAACATCTCACTCTAGAAGACCGTATTGACATCCAAACTGGAATCAGCCAACAGGAGACTTTCCGTTCCATCGCTGAGAAGATGGGGAAAGACCCGTCAACGATTTCAAAGGAAATCAAGCGCAATCGCATCATGCATCCAACATCCGTCAAATCTGATTGCACGGATTGCCCTCTTCTCAAAAAAGCTCCTTATGTCTGTAACAACTGTCCAAAAAAGAGGACGGATTGTGGGTTTAACCGCTATCTTTACTACGCGAAAAAGGCACAGGAGCAGTACGAGACTATGTTGAGGGAATCCAGACAGGGCATTCCCCTAAACAAGGAAAGTTTTTATCAGATGGACAAGATCTTAACCCTAGGCATCCAGAAGAAACAAAGCATCTACCATATCATTCAGACACATAACCTACCTGTGTCGAAAGCTACGGTGTATCGGCATGCCAAGCTGGGCTATCTGACAGCCAAGCCCATTGATTTCCCTCGGATGGTCACGTTCAAGGAACGCAGAAAATCCAGAAAAGTAGCTATTCCCAAAGAGCTGAAAATTGGGCGGACCTATCAAGATTTCCAAGAGTTACGAGAAACTGATGATTTCTTCAAATGGTTGGAAATGGACACGGTCATCGGCAGACCTGGTGGAAAGCTACTGCTCACCTTCAACGTTTCCTTCTGTAATTTCCTCTTCGCCTTGCTTTTGGACAACAAGACTGCTCTGGAAGTCGCCACTAAATTCGCAGCTTTGAAAGAAAGAGTCATGGACGGAGGGTATGCGTTCCATCAGCTGTTCCCTGTCATTCTCACAGACAACGGATCTGAGTTCGCCTATGTGGAGGAGCTTGAGCGAGACATTGATGGGAAGTCTCACCTCTACTTCTGCGACCCTAGCCGTCCTGACCAGAAGGGGCGGATTGAGAAGAACCATACGGTTTTGCGAGCCATTCTTCCCAAGGGCACTTCCTTTGACCAACTGACTCAGAAAGACGTCAATCTAGTCATTTCCCATGTCAATTCCTTGAAACGAGAAGAGTTTCAAGGAAAATCTGCTTACGACGTCTTCACCTTCACCTTTAGCGAGGACATCGCTGCTCTTCTGGGTTGCCAATTTGTCAAACCAGAAGACACACACTTATCACCTGATTTATTGAAATAA
- the rpmB gene encoding 50S ribosomal protein L28 translates to MAKVCYFTGRKTVSGNNRSHAMNQTKRAVKPNLQKVTVLIDGKPKKVWASARALKSGKVERV, encoded by the coding sequence ATGGCTAAAGTATGTTACTTTACAGGTCGTAAGACTGTATCAGGAAACAACCGTTCACACGCGATGAACCAAACAAAACGTGCCGTAAAACCAAACCTTCAAAAAGTTACTGTTCTTATCGATGGTAAACCTAAAAAAGTTTGGGCTTCAGCTCGTGCTTTGAAATCAGGTAAAGTTGAACGCGTTTAA
- a CDS encoding amino acid ABC transporter ATP-binding protein translates to MTQAILEIKHLKKSYGQNEVLKDISLTVHKGEVISIIGSSGSGKSTLLRSINLLETPTDGQILYHGQNVLEKGYDLTQYREKLGMVFQSFNLFENLNVLENTIVAQTTVLKRERAEAEKIAKENLEKVGMGARYWQAKPKQLSGGQKQRVAIARALSMNPDAILFDEPTSALDPEMVGEVLKIMQDLAQEGLTMIVVTHEMEFARDVSHRVIFMDKGVIAEEGKPEDLFTNPKEDRTKEFLQRYLK, encoded by the coding sequence ATGACACAAGCAATCCTTGAAATTAAACACCTCAAAAAATCTTATGGACAAAACGAAGTATTAAAAGACATTTCTCTCACCGTCCACAAGGGAGAAGTTATTTCGATTATCGGAAGTTCAGGAAGTGGTAAATCAACCTTACTACGTTCCATTAACCTTCTTGAAACGCCAACCGATGGACAAATCCTTTATCATGGACAAAACGTCCTCGAAAAAGGATATGACCTCACGCAATACCGTGAAAAGTTGGGAATGGTTTTCCAATCCTTTAACCTTTTTGAAAATCTCAACGTTCTTGAAAATACAATCGTTGCTCAGACAACTGTCCTTAAACGCGAACGTGCAGAAGCTGAAAAGATTGCCAAAGAAAACTTGGAAAAAGTCGGCATGGGAGCACGCTACTGGCAAGCGAAACCAAAACAACTCTCAGGGGGTCAAAAACAACGTGTGGCCATCGCTCGTGCCCTCTCCATGAATCCTGACGCTATTCTCTTTGATGAACCAACATCAGCTCTCGATCCAGAAATGGTTGGAGAAGTCCTCAAAATCATGCAAGATTTGGCTCAGGAAGGCTTGACTATGATTGTAGTGACTCACGAGATGGAATTCGCCCGTGATGTCTCTCACCGTGTGATCTTTATGGATAAGGGTGTGATTGCTGAAGAAGGTAAACCAGAAGACCTCTTCACTAATCCTAAAGAAGACCGAACAAAAGAATTCCTTCAACGTTATCTCAAATAA
- the ilvN gene encoding acetolactate synthase small subunit, producing MRRMLTAKLQNRSGVLNRFTGVLSRRQVNIESISVGATEDPNVSRITIIIDVASHDEVEQIIKQLNRQIDVIRIRDITDKPHLEREVILVKMSAPAEKRAEILAIIQPFRATVVDVAPSTITIQMTGNAEKSEALLRVIRPYGIRNIARTGATGFTRD from the coding sequence ATGCGTAGAATGTTAACAGCAAAACTACAAAATCGTTCAGGAGTCCTCAATCGCTTTACAGGTGTCCTGTCTCGTCGTCAGGTTAATATTGAAAGCATCTCTGTTGGAGCAACAGAAGATCCGAATGTATCGCGTATCACCATTATTATTGATGTAGCTTCTCATGATGAAGTGGAGCAAATCATCAAGCAACTTAATCGTCAGATTGATGTGATTCGCATTCGAGATATTACGGATAAACCACACTTGGAGCGCGAGGTGATTTTGGTTAAGATGTCGGCGCCAGCTGAGAAGCGAGCTGAGATTTTAGCGATTATTCAACCTTTCCGTGCAACAGTGGTAGACGTAGCGCCAAGCACGATTACCATTCAAATGACAGGAAATGCTGAAAAGAGCGAAGCCTTATTGCGAGTTATTCGACCATACGGTATTCGCAATATTGCTCGGACGGGTGCAACTGGATTTACCCGCGACTAA
- a CDS encoding DAK2 domain-containing protein has product MSKITTSLFQEMVQAASTRLNKQAEYVNSLNVFPVPDGDTGTNMGMTIENGAKEVADKPASTVGEVASILAKGLLMGARGNSGVITSQLFRGFSQAIKDKGELTGQDLALALQSGVEVAYKAVMKPVEGTILTVSRGAAIGAKKKAEQTDDAVEVMRAALEGAKTALAKTPDMLPVLKEVGVVDSGGQGLVFIYEGFLSALTGEYIASEDFVATPANMSEMINAEHHKSVAGHVATEDITFGYCTEIMVALKQGPTYAKDFDYDEFRNYLNELGDSLLVVNDDEIVKVHVHTEDPGLVMQEGLKYGSLVKVKVDNMRNQHEAQVEKEAAQVSKPAEEKEYALIAVVAGKGLADIFRSQGVDYVIEGGQTMNPSTKDFIKAVEQVNARNIIFLPNNKNIFMAAQSAAEVLEQPAVVVESRTLPQGLTSLLAFDPSKSIEENQERMTAALSDVVSGSVTTAVRDTTIDGLEIHENDNLGMVDGKILVSNPDMHQTLTETLKHMLDEDSEIVTFYVGEDGSEELANEIAQEIAEEFEDVEVEIHQGQQPVYPYLFSVE; this is encoded by the coding sequence GTGTCAAAAATTACTACTAGCTTATTTCAAGAAATGGTGCAGGCTGCATCAACTCGCTTGAATAAGCAAGCTGAATATGTCAATTCATTAAACGTCTTTCCAGTTCCAGATGGAGATACTGGAACAAACATGGGAATGACCATTGAAAATGGAGCTAAAGAAGTTGCAGACAAGCCAGCTTCTACTGTTGGAGAGGTAGCGAGCATTCTTGCCAAAGGTCTTTTGATGGGTGCGCGTGGAAACTCAGGCGTTATTACGTCTCAGCTTTTCCGTGGATTTTCACAAGCCATCAAGGATAAAGGCGAGTTAACAGGTCAAGACTTGGCCCTTGCCCTCCAATCAGGTGTAGAAGTTGCCTACAAGGCCGTTATGAAACCAGTTGAAGGAACGATTTTGACAGTTTCACGCGGAGCTGCTATCGGTGCTAAGAAAAAAGCTGAGCAAACAGATGACGCTGTTGAAGTCATGCGCGCAGCCTTGGAAGGTGCTAAAACAGCTCTAGCTAAAACGCCAGACATGCTTCCTGTATTGAAAGAAGTTGGTGTTGTGGACTCAGGTGGTCAAGGACTGGTCTTCATCTACGAAGGTTTCCTTTCAGCCCTTACTGGCGAATATATTGCATCTGAGGACTTTGTAGCAACTCCAGCTAACATGAGTGAAATGATTAATGCAGAACATCATAAGTCTGTGGCTGGCCACGTAGCGACTGAGGACATCACATTTGGTTATTGTACTGAAATCATGGTAGCTCTTAAGCAAGGCCCAACCTATGCCAAAGATTTTGACTACGACGAATTCCGTAACTACTTGAATGAACTTGGGGATTCTCTCCTCGTTGTTAACGATGATGAAATTGTCAAAGTCCATGTCCATACAGAAGATCCAGGACTTGTTATGCAAGAAGGTCTTAAATATGGTAGCTTGGTCAAGGTAAAAGTTGACAATATGCGGAATCAACACGAAGCGCAGGTTGAAAAAGAAGCTGCTCAAGTTAGCAAACCAGCTGAAGAAAAAGAGTATGCTTTGATTGCTGTAGTGGCTGGTAAAGGTCTAGCAGATATCTTCCGTTCTCAAGGTGTAGATTATGTTATCGAAGGCGGTCAAACTATGAACCCTTCAACTAAAGACTTTATCAAGGCTGTTGAACAGGTCAACGCTCGTAACATTATCTTCCTGCCAAACAACAAAAATATCTTCATGGCAGCTCAATCTGCAGCAGAAGTTTTGGAGCAACCAGCAGTAGTGGTGGAATCTCGTACTTTGCCACAAGGTTTGACAAGTCTTCTCGCCTTTGATCCAAGCAAGTCCATCGAAGAAAACCAAGAGCGTATGACTGCTGCTCTTAGCGATGTCGTTAGTGGAAGCGTCACAACAGCTGTGCGTGATACAACCATTGATGGCTTAGAAATCCATGAAAATGATAATCTTGGTATGGTGGATGGGAAAATCCTCGTGTCAAACCCTGATATGCACCAAACTTTGACAGAAACCTTGAAACATATGTTGGATGAAGATAGTGAAATCGTAACCTTCTATGTCGGTGAAGACGGAAGCGAAGAACTTGCCAATGAAATTGCCCAAGAAATCGCAGAAGAATTCGAAGATGTTGAAGTCGAGATTCACCAAGGCCAACAACCAGTTTACCCATACCTATTTAGTGTGGAATAA
- a CDS encoding IS30-like element ISSmi1 family transposase, whose protein sequence is MTKKQKHLTLEDRIDIQTGISQQETFRSIAEKMGKDPSTISKEIKRNRIMHPTSVKSDCTDCPLLKKAPYVCNNCPKKRTDCGFNRYLYYAKKAQEQYETMLRESRQGIPLNKESFYQMDKILTLGIQKKQSIYHIIQTHNLPVSKATVYRHAKLGYLTAKPIDFPRMVTFKERRKSRKVAIPKELKIGRTYQDFQELRETDDFFKWLEMDTVIGRPGGKLLLTFNVSFCNFLFALLLDNKTALEVATKFAALKERVMDGGYAFHQLFPVILTDNGSEFAYVEELERDIDGKSHLYFCDPSRPDQKGRIEKNHTVLRAILPKGTSFDQLTQKDVNLVISHVNSLKREEFQGKSAYDVFTFTFGEDIAALLGCQFVKPEDTHLSPDLLK, encoded by the coding sequence ATGACGAAAAAACAAAAACATCTCACTCTAGAAGACCGTATTGACATCCAAACTGGAATCAGCCAACAGGAGACTTTCCGTTCCATCGCTGAGAAGATGGGGAAAGACCCGTCAACGATTTCAAAGGAAATCAAGCGCAATCGCATCATGCATCCAACATCCGTCAAATCTGATTGCACGGATTGCCCTCTTCTCAAAAAAGCTCCTTATGTCTGTAACAACTGTCCAAAAAAGAGGACGGATTGTGGGTTTAACCGCTATCTTTACTACGCGAAAAAGGCACAGGAGCAGTACGAGACTATGTTGAGGGAATCCAGACAGGGCATTCCCCTAAACAAGGAAAGTTTTTATCAGATGGACAAGATCTTAACCCTAGGCATCCAGAAGAAACAAAGCATCTACCATATCATTCAGACACATAACCTACCTGTGTCGAAAGCTACGGTGTATCGGCATGCCAAGCTGGGCTATCTGACAGCCAAGCCCATTGATTTCCCTCGGATGGTCACGTTCAAGGAACGCAGAAAATCCAGAAAAGTAGCTATTCCCAAAGAGCTGAAAATTGGGCGGACCTATCAAGATTTCCAAGAGTTACGAGAAACTGATGATTTCTTCAAATGGTTGGAAATGGACACGGTCATCGGCAGACCTGGTGGAAAGCTACTGCTCACCTTCAACGTTTCCTTCTGTAATTTCCTCTTCGCCTTGCTTTTGGACAACAAGACTGCTCTGGAAGTCGCCACTAAATTCGCAGCTTTGAAAGAAAGAGTCATGGACGGAGGGTATGCGTTCCATCAGCTGTTCCCTGTCATTCTCACAGACAACGGATCTGAGTTCGCCTATGTGGAGGAGCTTGAGCGAGACATTGATGGGAAGTCTCACCTCTACTTCTGCGACCCTAGCCGTCCTGACCAGAAGGGGCGGATTGAGAAGAACCATACGGTTTTGCGAGCCATTCTTCCCAAGGGCACTTCCTTTGACCAGCTGACTCAGAAAGACGTCAATCTAGTCATTTCCCATGTCAATTCCTTGAAACGAGAAGAGTTTCAAGGAAAATCTGCTTACGACGTCTTCACCTTCACCTTTGGCGAGGACATCGCTGCTCTTCTGGGTTGCCAATTTGTCAAACCAGAAGACACACACTTATCACCTGATTTATTGAAATAA
- a CDS encoding Asp23/Gls24 family envelope stress response protein: protein MTVKINTKDGQIELTDEVIATVVGGAATEIFGVVGMASKNALKDNFQALLGKENYSKGVVVKAAEDGSIAVDVYTVLSYGTKISEVSKNIQERVRFSLENQLGITAQTVNVYIQNIKVVGE from the coding sequence ATGACTGTAAAAATTAATACAAAAGATGGTCAAATCGAACTAACAGATGAAGTGATTGCAACCGTCGTAGGTGGAGCAGCAACTGAGATTTTTGGTGTGGTCGGTATGGCTAGTAAAAATGCCCTCAAAGATAATTTCCAAGCCCTTCTAGGTAAGGAAAATTATTCCAAAGGTGTCGTCGTAAAGGCGGCCGAAGATGGCAGTATTGCAGTTGATGTATATACCGTGTTGAGCTACGGAACAAAGATTAGCGAAGTGTCAAAAAACATTCAAGAGCGTGTTCGTTTTAGTTTGGAAAACCAACTTGGAATTACTGCTCAGACTGTAAATGTCTACATTCAAAATATCAAAGTTGTAGGAGAATAA
- the ilvA gene encoding threonine ammonia-lyase IlvA codes for MLSSKDIIKAHKVLNGVVVNTPLDYDHYLSEKYGAKIYLKKENAQRVRSFKIRGAYYAISQLSKEERERGVVCASAGNHAQGVAYTCNEMKIPATIFMPITTPQQKIGQVRFFGGNFVTIKLVGDTFDASAKAAQEFTVSENRTFIDPFDDAHVQAGQGTVAYEILEEARKESIDFDAVLVPVGGGGLIAGVSTYIKETSPEIEVIGVEANGARSMKAAFEAGGPVKLKEIDKFADGIAVQKVGQLTYEATRQHVQTLVGVDEGLISETLIDLYSKQGIVAEPAGAASIASLEVLAEYIKGKTICCIISGGNNDINRMPEMEERALIYDGIKHYFVVNFPQRPGALREFVNDILGPNDDITRFEYIKRASKGTGPVLIGIALADKHDYAGLIRRMEGFDPAYINLNGNETLYNMLV; via the coding sequence ATGTTAAGTTCGAAAGATATCATCAAGGCTCATAAGGTCTTGAACGGTGTGGTTGTGAATACACCGCTTGATTACGACCATTATTTATCGGAAAAGTATGGTGCTAAGATTTATTTGAAAAAGGAAAATGCTCAACGTGTTCGTTCCTTTAAAATTCGTGGTGCCTATTATGCCATTTCGCAGCTCAGCAAGGAAGAGCGTGAGCGTGGGGTAGTCTGTGCTTCTGCGGGAAATCATGCGCAGGGAGTTGCCTATACTTGTAATGAGATGAAAATTCCTGCTACTATTTTTATGCCAATTACAACTCCGCAACAAAAAATTGGGCAAGTTCGCTTTTTTGGTGGGAACTTCGTGACCATTAAATTAGTTGGCGATACCTTTGATGCCTCAGCCAAGGCAGCTCAAGAATTTACAGTTTCTGAAAATCGTACCTTTATTGATCCTTTTGATGATGCCCATGTTCAGGCAGGTCAAGGGACAGTTGCTTATGAGATTTTAGAAGAAGCTCGAAAAGAATCGATTGATTTTGATGCTGTCTTGGTTCCTGTTGGTGGTGGTGGTCTCATTGCTGGGGTTTCTACCTATATCAAGGAAACAAGTCCAGAAATTGAAGTCATTGGGGTAGAGGCTAATGGAGCACGTTCCATGAAGGCTGCCTTTGAAGCTGGTGGTCCAGTCAAACTCAAAGAAATTGACAAATTTGCGGATGGGATTGCTGTACAAAAGGTAGGACAGTTGACCTATGAAGCAACTCGTCAACATGTTCAAACTTTGGTAGGTGTCGATGAGGGATTGATTTCTGAAACCTTGATTGACCTTTACTCTAAGCAAGGGATTGTAGCAGAGCCTGCTGGAGCAGCTAGTATCGCCTCTCTAGAGGTTTTAGCTGAATATATCAAGGGGAAAACCATTTGTTGTATCATTTCTGGAGGAAATAATGATATCAACCGTATGCCAGAAATGGAAGAGCGTGCCTTGATTTATGATGGGATTAAGCATTACTTTGTGGTCAATTTTCCACAGCGTCCAGGTGCTCTGCGTGAGTTTGTAAATGATATCCTGGGACCAAATGATGATATCACACGTTTTGAGTATATCAAACGAGCTAGCAAGGGGACAGGTCCAGTATTGATTGGGATTGCCTTGGCAGATAAGCATGATTATGCAGGATTGATTCGTCGAATGGAAGGTTTTGATCCAGCTTATATTAACTTAAATGGTAATGAAACGCTCTATAATATGCTTGTCTGA